The following nucleotide sequence is from Acidovorax radicis.
CCGAGCGGGCACCGCACTGATGGAGGGCGGCCAGCCGGCCCGGCGTCCAACGGCGGCCCCCTCTTGCGGCGGCGCTTTCACCCATCGTCCTGGCCCCGGCACCCAACACGGTGCAAAACACTGGCATGGCCATTGCTTATCCGCAGGCAACGACCCGAAAGGGTCACGCAACCCGCCTGTGCAACGGCGCGCAGACGGATTGCCAGGACGAAGGCGTCCCCACATGCGGTTCCGAGACTTCGGCGGCGCATCGTGCGGACGCCTTTTTTGTTTTTCGAATCGCCCAGGCGATAGAACCGACGGAGTGGCTCACGATGAAAAAACCCAAGCTGGTGATGGTAGGTAACGGCATGGCCGGTGTGCGCACGCTGGAAGAGCTGCTCAAGATGGCCCCGGATCTGTACGACATCACGGTGTTTGGGGCCGAACCCCACCCCAACTACAACCGCATCCTGCTCTCGCCCGTGCTGGCGGGCGAGCAGACGATCGACGAGATCATCCTCAACGACTGGTCGTGGTACGCCGACCACCACATCACGCTGCACACCGGCTTCACCGTGACCGATGTGGACCGCGTGCGCCGGGTGGTGAGCGCCACCAGCAAGGACGGTGACGTGATCACCGCCGAGTACGACCGCCTCATCATGGCCACGGGCTCCAACCCGTTCATCCTGCCCATCCCCGGCAAGGACCTCAAGGGCGTGCTGGCCTACCGCGACATTGCCGACACACAGGCCATGATCGACGCGGCAGCCACCTACAAACACGCCGTGGTCATCGGCGGCGGTCTGCTGGGCCTGGAGGCCGCCAACGGCCTGATGAAGCGCGGCATGCAAGTGAACGTGGTGCATGTGGGCGACTGGCTGATGGAGCGCCAGCTGGACGACGTGGCCGGCAAGATGCTGCAAAAGTCGCTGCAAGAGCGCGGCATGCAGTTCTTGATGAAAGCGCAGACCCAAGAGCTGGTGGGCAACGCCGAAGGCCGCGTGGCCAGCGTCAAGTTCAAGGACGGCACCGAGGTGCCCGCCGACCTGGTGGTGATGGCCGTGGGCATCCGCCCCAACACTCAGCTCGCCGAAAAGATGCGCCTGCACGTCAACCGCGGCATTGTCGTGAGCGACACCCTGCAGACCACCACCGACGCCCGCATCTACGCCGTGGGCGAATGCGCCGCGCACCGAGGCATTGCCTACGGCCTGGTGGCCCCGCTGTTTGAGCAAGGCAAGGTGCTGGCCAACCACCTGGCCGAGTTCGGCATCGGCCGCTACCAGGGCTCGCTCACGTCCACCAAGCTCAAGGTGACGGGCATCGATCTGTTCAGCGCAGGCGACTTCCAGGGCGGCGACCACACCGAAGAGATCGTGATGAGCGACCCCTTTGGCGGCGTGTACAAAAAGCTCGTCATCAAGGACGACAAGCTGGTGGGCGCCTGCCTGTATGGCGACACGGTGGACGGCAGCTGGTACTTCAAGCTGCTGCGCGACGGCCGCAGCGTGAGCGACATCCGCGACAAGCTGATGTTTGGCGAATCGCACCTGGGCGACACCGGCCACCAGGGCCAGAGCAAGGCCGCCGCCATGGCCGACAGCGACGAGGTCTGCGGCTGCAACGGCGTGACCAAGGGCGCCATCTGCAAGGCCATCAAGGACAAAGGCCTGTTCACGCTCGATGAAGTGCGCAAGCACACCAAGGCCAGCGCATCGTGCGGCTCGTGCACCGGGCTGGTCGAGCAGATCATCATGTTCACCGCCGGTGGCGACTACAGCGCCACCCCCAAGACCAAGGCCCTGTGCGGCTGCACCGACCACGGCCACCAGGCGGTGCGCGACGCGATCCGCGCCAACAAGCTGCTCAGCATTGGCGACGTGTTCAAGTTTATGGAGTGGAAGACGCCCAACGGCTGCGCCACCTGCCGCCCCGCCGTCAACTACTACCTGATCAGCACCTGGCCCAAGGACGCCAAGGACGACCCGCAAAGCCGCGCCATCAACGAGCGCAGCCACGCCAACATCCAGAAAGACGGCACCTACAGCGTCATCCCCCGCATGTGGGGGGGAGAGACCACGGCCGACGAGCTGCGCCGCATTGCCGATGCGGCCGACAAATACAACATCCCCACCATCAAGGTCACGGGCGGCCAGCGCATCGATTTGCTGGGCGTGAAGAAGGAGGACCTGGTCAATGTGTGGAAGGACATCGGCATGCCCAGCGGCCATGCCTATGCCAAGGCGCTGCGCACGGTCAAGACCTGCGTCGGCAGCGAATGGTGCCGCATGGGCACCCAGGACAGCACCCAGATGGGCAAAGATCTGGAGCGCGCCATGTGGCGCATGTATGCACCGCACAAGGTGAAGTTCGCAGTGTCGGGCTGCCCGCGCAACTGCGCTGAGGCCGGCATCAAGGACGTGGGCATCATCGGCGTGGACAGCGGCTGGGAGATGTATGTGGCCGGCAACGGCGGTATCAAGACCGAGGTGGCGCACTTCTTCACCAAGCTCAAAACCGCCGAGGAAGTGCTGGAGTACACCGGCGCGTTCTGCGAGCTGTACCGCCAGGAAGGCTGGTACCTGGAGCGCACCGTGCACTACGTGAGCCGCGTGGGCCTGGACTATGTGAAAAAGCGCATTCTCGAAGACCACGAAGGCCGCAAGGCGCTGTGGGAGCAGCTGCAGTTTGCGCTGGACGGCGAGCCCGACCCCTGGTTCGAGTTTGACAAGGCAGCGGTGGACACGCGCCAGTTTGTGCCCCTGGGCGCCTGACCACCACGGGAGCCACCACATGCATCGCCGCACTCTTTTGACCGCTGCAAGCTGCACCACCGCGTGGGGTGCCATGGGCTTGCTGATGCCTGCGGGCGCAGCCCACGCCCAGGTCGCCGATCTGAACGACGCCATCAACAAGGCAGGCCGCCAGCGCATGCTGAGCCAGCGCATGAGCAAGGCCTGGCTGGCACTGGCCCACAAAGCCGACACCCCGGCAGCCCGCACCGTGCTGGACCAATCCATGGCCCTTTTCGAACGCCAGTTGGGTGAGCTCAAGGCCTATG
It contains:
- the nirB gene encoding nitrite reductase large subunit NirB, whose product is MKKPKLVMVGNGMAGVRTLEELLKMAPDLYDITVFGAEPHPNYNRILLSPVLAGEQTIDEIILNDWSWYADHHITLHTGFTVTDVDRVRRVVSATSKDGDVITAEYDRLIMATGSNPFILPIPGKDLKGVLAYRDIADTQAMIDAAATYKHAVVIGGGLLGLEAANGLMKRGMQVNVVHVGDWLMERQLDDVAGKMLQKSLQERGMQFLMKAQTQELVGNAEGRVASVKFKDGTEVPADLVVMAVGIRPNTQLAEKMRLHVNRGIVVSDTLQTTTDARIYAVGECAAHRGIAYGLVAPLFEQGKVLANHLAEFGIGRYQGSLTSTKLKVTGIDLFSAGDFQGGDHTEEIVMSDPFGGVYKKLVIKDDKLVGACLYGDTVDGSWYFKLLRDGRSVSDIRDKLMFGESHLGDTGHQGQSKAAAMADSDEVCGCNGVTKGAICKAIKDKGLFTLDEVRKHTKASASCGSCTGLVEQIIMFTAGGDYSATPKTKALCGCTDHGHQAVRDAIRANKLLSIGDVFKFMEWKTPNGCATCRPAVNYYLISTWPKDAKDDPQSRAINERSHANIQKDGTYSVIPRMWGGETTADELRRIADAADKYNIPTIKVTGGQRIDLLGVKKEDLVNVWKDIGMPSGHAYAKALRTVKTCVGSEWCRMGTQDSTQMGKDLERAMWRMYAPHKVKFAVSGCPRNCAEAGIKDVGIIGVDSGWEMYVAGNGGIKTEVAHFFTKLKTAEEVLEYTGAFCELYRQEGWYLERTVHYVSRVGLDYVKKRILEDHEGRKALWEQLQFALDGEPDPWFEFDKAAVDTRQFVPLGA